TGCGTGGGATCGCTTGCGCTCTTCTGTCTGCTGACCCATACGCTGCTCGCGCCGGACGCGCCGCTCTCGCCGGACTTCGGCTTCCTGCGCGATCAGGCCGACGCGCTCCGGCTGCGCTTCGGCGGCGCCGCGCGGCTCGCATTTCTCTGGGCCTCGATCTTCGTGCTGCTCTCGACGGAGTTCGCGCTTCTCGACGCCGTCTCGCGCGTGGTCGCCGACCTGGCCCGCGTCTCGTTCCTGCGCGACAGCGCGCGCTTCACGATCGGGCGGCTCTACTTCCTGTTCCTCTGGGCCTTCATCGCCTTCGGGGTCGCGGTGCTGGGCCTGGGGCTGTCGAGCCCGCTCACGCTCCTGGTGCTCTCCGCGTCGCTGAACGCCGGCGTGATGTTCCTGTACTCCGGTCTGCTGATCTGGCTGAACCTGCGCACCTTCCGCGGCGCGCTGCGGCCGTCGTGGCCGCGCATCGCCATGCTCGCGGGCGCATTCGCCTTCTACGGCTATTTCAGCGCGCTGACGATCGTCTCCCAGCTCGCGCGCCTCTTCGCCTGACCCGGCGCTCCGCCGTCCAGTCCGCTGTAAAGCGCGCTTGCAGTCGCGCCGATGAATCGCCAGGGAGCCCGATCCAGATGACGCCGCCGAACGGAATCGAGCGCAGACGCCTGCGCCGAGTGATGAAGCGAATTCCCGCTGCCTTCGAGTCCGGAAAGCTGCGCGGCACGGGCCACATCAAGAGCGTCTCGAAGGAAGGCCTGTTCGCGCGCGCGAACGTGCTCCCCTCCGTCGGCGCGCCCGTGCGCATCGTCTTCCACGATCGGCACGGCAGCAAGATCGAAGTCCGAGGCACCGTGAGCTGGAACACCAAGCAGCTCCCCAGCGAAGAGAAGGCCAAGCCGGGCTTCGGCATCTTCATCGAGCGCGGCAACGAAGAGTTCGACGAATTCTTCGAGCACATCCTGACCGGCTGAGCCGCTCCCGCCCCCGATCTGGCGGCACGACGGCCCGCGCGCGAGACTCACGCGTCGCTGCGCTTGCCCGTCCCCGTAGCTCAGATGGATAGAGCGGCTGCCTCCTAAGCAGCAGGTCATGCGTTCGAATCGCATCGGGGACGCCATCGATGCGACGGGTGTCGAGCGCGGCGCCGGGTGGCGCTACGGCAGCGGAGCGGGCGCGTCGGCGACGATGTCGGTGGCGTCGATGCCGCCGGCGGGGTCGTCGAGGTCGATCGGCGGGCGCGCGCTGCCGAGGTCGGCCGCGACGGCGGTGGGGTCCTCGCCGAGCCTCCAGTAGTGGAGCAGCGCGGCTGCGGAGTCGTAGGCGCCCAGGCTCTCGCGCAGGTCGAGTGAGTGGCCGCGAAACCAGATCTCGTCGATCTCGTCCTCGGCGAGCGCGGTCGAGAAGAGCGCGGCGTGGCCGATGGCGCCGAACCAGGTTCCGACGTCGGCGCCGTCGCCGCCGCCGAGCACGATCAGCCCCGGCGTGTCGGCAAAGATCGGGGCGGAGCCGGTGAACTCGGACGTCTCGGGAGCCAGCACGCGGCCGTCGACGAAGAGCATCGGCGCGGCGTCGACGGTCGCGTCGAACCTGAGCGCGACGTGCTGCCAGTCGGCTGCGACCAGGGCCGAGGAGTAGCTCGCCTGGTAGACGAGCTGGCCGGACGCGTCGTGGACGGCCATGCGCAGCTCCGCGCCCCTCGAGGTCAGCTCGACGCGGTTCTGTGTCGAATCCCCGCCGCCGCGCACGCGGACCAGCCCGCGACTCCCCGTGGCGCGGGGATCTGCGAGAACCCAGAGCGAGAGGGTGAGTGGCTGACTCACGCCGAGCACAGCGGGGGCCGAGCTCGACAGGTATTCGCCCGCGCCGTCGAAGTCGAGCGAGCCGGGCGCGCCCGCGCTCGCAAGCTCCGCGCTCTCGTCGGCGCTGGCCGCGTCCGAGTCACTTCCATCCGAAGTGGACCCGCCGGTCGAGCTGCCGGTCGAAGCGTACGATCCGCTTGCGCCCGACAGCCGGGTTCGGCTCGACGGCGCGCTCGTCATGGCCCCGCGCGCCTCGTCGGACTCGCCAACCGGAACCGCCGACGAGGAGCTCGCGCTCGACTCGGGCGCAATCACGATTTCGTTGGAGTAGGTCGAGAACGCCGACGCCGAGTAGGCCCGCATCGCGAGGTAGCTGTAGGAGTCGCGCGGGACCTCGACGTCGACCGCGAGCACGCCACCGCCCGCGTCGTCCGCCGTGCCGACCGGAAGATCGAGCTGGATTCCCGAGCCGTAGCGGCCGCTCGCGGTCGCGATCGACAGCCGGTAGCCGAGCACCCCGTCGGACTCCG
This sequence is a window from Deltaproteobacteria bacterium. Protein-coding genes within it:
- a CDS encoding LamG domain-containing protein; this translates as MPRISQSPEGRPFGRLVDLLALGSLLLALACGGGGGGGGSSSGDPDPDPPPDGGSGGGTTPPPTPVPMQTAEVRFLASESDGVLGYRLSIATASGRYGSGIQLDLPVGTADDAGGGVLAVDVEVPRDSYSYLAMRAYSASAFSTYSNEIVIAPESSASSSSAVPVGESDEARGAMTSAPSSRTRLSGASGSYASTGSSTGGSTSDGSDSDAASADESAELASAGAPGSLDFDGAGEYLSSSAPAVLGVSQPLTLSLWVLADPRATGSRGLVRVRGGGDSTQNRVELTSRGAELRMAVHDASGQLVYQASYSSALVAADWQHVALRFDATVDAAPMLFVDGRVLAPETSEFTGSAPIFADTPGLIVLGGGDGADVGTWFGAIGHAALFSTALAEDEIDEIWFRGHSLDLRESLGAYDSAAALLHYWRLGEDPTAVAADLGSARPPIDLDDPAGGIDATDIVADAPAPLP